One Synechococcus sp. JA-2-3B'a(2-13) genomic window carries:
- the pstS gene encoding phosphate ABC transporter substrate-binding protein PstS, producing MAQLPRFRRREVLLSLLATGATLSACQRGSRSDQPSGRDPVPASGSQSSDKVLLINGAGSTFPAPLYLRWFSDYRQVDPKVEINFQPVGSAAGIRQFIDQTVDFAASDVAMTDAEIAEVKRGVVMIPMTAGSIAVGYNLPGIPSGLKLSRPVLVKIFRGQIDQWRDPEILALNPELTIPDLPITVCYRSDGSGTTDTFTRHLAAIDPAWASEIGVGMSLEWPVGIGVKGNEGMSAQMLLSEGVIGYVESVYACELDLSVAALENRRGEFILPSPEASALALSEIELPENLRAFVPDPAGPGAYPIVTYTWILTYRRYSDPAMAAALQAVLRWALAEGQALAEEMGYLPLAATVVNRGLEALQLIQS from the coding sequence ATGGCTCAACTGCCCCGCTTCCGTCGCCGAGAAGTGTTGCTTTCTTTATTGGCCACCGGCGCTACCTTGAGCGCCTGCCAAAGGGGATCCCGTTCTGACCAACCCAGCGGCAGGGATCCCGTTCCTGCCTCCGGCAGCCAGTCCTCCGACAAAGTTTTGCTGATCAACGGAGCCGGGTCCACCTTTCCGGCTCCTCTTTACTTGCGCTGGTTTTCCGATTACCGCCAGGTGGATCCCAAGGTGGAGATCAATTTCCAACCGGTGGGCAGCGCCGCTGGGATCCGGCAATTTATTGACCAGACAGTGGACTTTGCCGCCAGTGATGTGGCCATGACCGATGCCGAGATCGCCGAGGTGAAGCGGGGTGTGGTCATGATCCCGATGACCGCAGGCAGCATTGCCGTAGGCTACAACCTGCCGGGGATCCCTTCTGGACTCAAGCTGTCTCGACCCGTTTTGGTGAAGATCTTTCGCGGCCAAATCGACCAGTGGCGGGATCCGGAGATCCTGGCCCTGAACCCGGAGCTAACCATTCCCGATCTGCCCATCACCGTCTGCTACCGCTCCGATGGCAGCGGCACCACCGATACCTTTACCCGCCACCTGGCGGCCATCGATCCGGCTTGGGCCTCAGAAATCGGTGTTGGCATGTCGCTAGAGTGGCCGGTGGGCATTGGGGTAAAGGGCAACGAGGGCATGAGCGCCCAAATGCTCCTCAGCGAAGGGGTGATCGGCTACGTGGAGTCGGTCTATGCCTGCGAGCTGGATCTGTCGGTGGCAGCTCTGGAGAACCGCCGCGGCGAGTTCATTCTCCCCTCCCCGGAAGCCTCGGCCCTGGCCTTGAGCGAAATTGAGCTGCCGGAAAACCTGCGGGCTTTTGTGCCGGATCCCGCTGGCCCTGGAGCGTATCCCATCGTCACCTACACCTGGATCCTGACCTACCGCCGGTACTCGGATCCCGCCATGGCCGCCGCCCTGCAAGCTGTGCTCCGCTGGGCCCTTGCCGAAGGACAAGCCCTGGCCGAGGAGATGGGCTACCTGCCCCTGGCCGCAACCGTTGTGAACCGCGGCCTGGAGGCGCTGCAGCTTATCCAGAGCTAG
- the dnaK gene encoding molecular chaperone DnaK, with translation MGKVVGIDLGTTNSVVAVMEGGVPTVIANAEGTRTTPSVVAFTKDGERLVGQMARRQAVLNPENTFYSVKRFIGRKYDELNADSKRVSYQVRRDERGNVKLYAPRLNKEFAPEEISAMVLRKLADDASRYLGQPVTQAVITVPAYFNDSQRQATKDAGRIAGLEVLRIINEPTAASLAYGLDKRNNETILVFDLGGGTFDVSILEVGDGVFEVKSTSGDTQLGGDDFDKKIVDWMAEQFKQMEGIDLRQDRQALQRLTEAAEKAKIELSSVSETTINLPFITATADGPKHLELKLSRAQFEHLCADLLERCKGPVEQALRDAKLTKADINEVVLVGGSTRIPAVQRLVRELLGKEPNQSVNPDEVVAVGAAIQAGVLAGEVKDVLLLDVTPLSLGVETLGGVATKLIPRNTTIPTRKSEIFSTAEDGQTSVEIHVVQGERELARDNKSLGRFKLDGIPPAPRGVPQIEVTFDIDANGILKVTAKDKGSGKEQSISITGASTLDSKEVERMIAEAEKYAAEDRARREKIERRNKADSLAYQAERQLKELGDKISSSKRSQIETLVRELREAIQREDDSAIQSKERELQEALYAMSSELYQQPGASSGPTPGSGKTSGGSDDVIDADFTESK, from the coding sequence ATGGGAAAAGTTGTAGGAATTGACCTGGGCACAACCAACTCGGTTGTCGCCGTAATGGAGGGGGGTGTCCCCACCGTCATCGCCAATGCTGAGGGTACTCGCACCACACCCTCGGTGGTCGCCTTCACCAAAGATGGAGAGCGCCTGGTGGGCCAAATGGCCCGCCGCCAAGCGGTGCTCAACCCCGAAAACACGTTCTACTCCGTTAAGCGGTTCATCGGTCGCAAGTACGATGAGCTGAATGCCGACTCCAAGCGGGTCTCCTACCAGGTGCGGCGGGACGAGCGGGGCAATGTCAAACTGTACGCCCCCCGCCTGAACAAGGAATTTGCGCCGGAAGAGATTTCGGCCATGGTGCTGCGCAAGCTAGCGGATGATGCCAGCCGCTACCTGGGCCAGCCGGTCACCCAAGCGGTGATCACGGTTCCTGCTTACTTTAATGACTCGCAGCGGCAGGCCACCAAAGATGCGGGCCGCATTGCCGGTTTGGAAGTGCTGCGCATCATCAACGAGCCGACAGCAGCCTCTTTGGCCTACGGCTTGGACAAGCGCAACAACGAGACCATCCTCGTCTTCGACCTGGGCGGCGGCACCTTCGACGTGTCCATCCTGGAAGTGGGGGATGGCGTTTTCGAGGTGAAATCCACCAGCGGCGACACGCAGTTGGGGGGCGACGACTTCGACAAGAAGATCGTCGATTGGATGGCCGAGCAGTTCAAGCAAATGGAAGGGATCGACCTGCGGCAAGACCGGCAGGCGCTGCAACGGCTAACGGAAGCCGCGGAAAAAGCCAAGATCGAGCTGTCCAGCGTTTCCGAAACCACCATCAACCTGCCCTTCATCACTGCCACTGCCGATGGGCCCAAACACCTGGAGCTGAAGCTCTCCCGCGCCCAGTTTGAGCACCTCTGTGCCGACCTGCTGGAGCGCTGCAAGGGGCCGGTGGAGCAAGCCCTGCGGGATGCCAAGCTCACCAAGGCCGACATCAACGAAGTGGTGCTGGTGGGGGGATCTACCCGCATTCCGGCGGTGCAGCGGCTGGTGAGGGAGCTGCTGGGAAAAGAACCCAACCAGAGCGTCAACCCCGATGAGGTGGTGGCCGTTGGGGCAGCCATTCAGGCTGGCGTACTGGCGGGCGAAGTCAAAGACGTGCTGTTGCTGGATGTCACCCCCTTGTCCTTGGGGGTGGAAACCCTGGGCGGCGTGGCCACCAAGCTGATCCCGCGCAACACCACCATCCCCACCCGCAAGTCGGAGATCTTCTCCACTGCCGAAGATGGGCAGACCTCTGTGGAAATCCACGTGGTGCAAGGGGAGCGGGAGCTGGCCCGCGACAACAAATCTCTGGGCCGCTTCAAGCTGGACGGGATCCCGCCGGCCCCCCGCGGTGTGCCGCAGATCGAGGTCACCTTCGACATCGACGCCAACGGCATCCTCAAGGTGACGGCCAAAGACAAAGGCAGCGGCAAAGAGCAGAGCATCTCCATCACCGGCGCCTCTACTTTGGATAGCAAAGAGGTGGAGCGCATGATTGCTGAGGCAGAAAAATACGCTGCCGAAGACCGGGCCCGCCGGGAGAAAATTGAGCGCCGCAACAAGGCCGACTCGCTGGCCTACCAAGCCGAGCGGCAGTTGAAGGAGTTGGGCGACAAGATCTCCTCCAGCAAACGCAGCCAAATCGAGACTCTGGTGCGAGAACTGCGGGAGGCCATCCAGCGGGAGGACGACAGCGCCATCCAGAGCAAAGAGCGGGAGCTGCAAGAGGCTCTCTACGCCATGAGCAGCGAGCTGTATCAACAGCCGGGGGCCTCCTCTGGCCCCACTCCCGGCTCAGGGAAAACCTCCGGCGGCAGCGATGATGTGATCGATGCCGACTTCACCGAGAGCAAGTGA
- a CDS encoding DnaJ C-terminal domain-containing protein has translation MQNFKDYYKILGVSKTATADEVKQAYRRLARKYHPDVNPNDKAAEEKFKDINEAYEVLSDPSKRRQYDQFGQYYQQGGFRSSRDAYTYSSSPFSQDFGGSGFGGSGVDFSQFDDFQDFIDQLLGRVRSQTADRSSGFSGSTGNTSYDAEATIQISIPEAFEGGKRRLRVGGDRVLEVNIPPGITPGKRIRLRGQGHPNPNGGAGDLYLKIELKDHPFYRLEGFDVYCDLPISPSEAVLGAQVEVPTLDGVVKLRIPPGMQPGRKLRLAERGFPKGNGERGDFYVVVQIHLPTQISEEERELYEKLQRVQSYDPRATLKL, from the coding sequence ATGCAAAACTTTAAGGACTACTACAAGATTTTGGGGGTCAGCAAAACGGCCACTGCCGATGAGGTGAAACAAGCCTATCGGCGCCTAGCCCGCAAGTATCACCCAGATGTCAACCCCAACGACAAAGCGGCTGAAGAGAAATTCAAAGACATTAACGAAGCCTACGAAGTTCTCTCGGATCCCAGCAAGCGCAGGCAATACGACCAATTTGGCCAATACTATCAGCAGGGCGGGTTTCGCTCCAGCCGCGATGCCTACACCTACAGCAGCAGCCCCTTCAGCCAAGACTTTGGGGGGAGCGGATTTGGGGGGAGTGGCGTCGATTTCAGCCAATTTGATGATTTTCAAGACTTCATCGATCAACTGCTGGGCCGGGTGCGCAGCCAAACCGCAGACCGCAGCAGCGGATTTTCGGGATCCACTGGCAACACCAGTTACGATGCTGAGGCCACCATCCAGATCAGCATTCCAGAAGCTTTTGAGGGGGGCAAGCGTCGCCTGCGGGTGGGCGGGGATCGCGTGCTCGAGGTAAACATCCCGCCGGGAATTACGCCAGGGAAGCGGATTCGCCTGCGCGGCCAAGGCCACCCCAACCCCAACGGCGGTGCCGGTGATCTGTACCTTAAAATTGAGCTGAAAGACCACCCCTTCTATCGCCTAGAGGGATTCGACGTTTACTGCGATCTGCCCATCAGCCCCAGCGAAGCGGTTTTGGGCGCCCAGGTGGAAGTGCCCACCTTGGATGGGGTGGTGAAGCTGCGGATCCCACCTGGCATGCAGCCGGGGCGAAAGTTGCGGCTGGCGGAAAGGGGATTTCCCAAAGGCAACGGAGAACGGGGGGATTTTTACGTGGTGGTGCAGATCCATTTGCCCACCCAGATCTCCGAAGAAGAGCGAGAACTTTACGAAAAGCTGCAGCGGGTTCAATCCTACGATCCCCGCGCCACCCTTAAGCTCTAG
- a CDS encoding RNA methyltransferase, which produces MPILPHSGPEQLAQVRLVLVQPAGPRNLGAIARVMKNMGFRQWVLVDPQCDPLDIEAITTAVHGADLLHQARKVQTLPEALQGCVQVFGTTGRSQTYPPEWQIQSPRQAFPALLAAGPAALVFGPEDRGLSNEELALCHRQIQIPTDATYPSLNLAQAVAICCYELYTLVCQSPSPAPPMPSPQRLAPFELLEGFFDHLEALLLQIGYLHPHTARRKMLKFRALFQRAGLTVAEVALLRGILRQLQWSQGCSRQEPLEANAAPVPPTQPDSSRTPS; this is translated from the coding sequence ATGCCGATATTACCCCACTCTGGCCCTGAACAACTGGCGCAGGTACGGCTTGTATTGGTGCAGCCGGCTGGGCCGCGCAACCTCGGCGCCATTGCCCGCGTGATGAAAAACATGGGCTTCAGGCAGTGGGTGCTGGTGGATCCCCAATGCGATCCCCTCGATATAGAAGCGATCACCACAGCCGTGCATGGGGCAGACCTGCTCCATCAAGCCCGGAAGGTGCAAACTTTGCCCGAAGCCCTGCAAGGGTGTGTGCAGGTTTTCGGGACAACGGGGCGCAGCCAAACCTACCCACCCGAATGGCAAATTCAGTCCCCCCGCCAAGCCTTTCCCGCTCTGCTGGCCGCCGGCCCTGCCGCCCTCGTGTTTGGCCCCGAAGATCGCGGCTTGAGCAACGAGGAGCTGGCCCTTTGCCATCGCCAGATCCAGATCCCCACCGATGCGACCTATCCCTCTTTAAACTTGGCCCAAGCCGTGGCCATTTGTTGCTATGAGCTGTACACCCTCGTCTGCCAGAGCCCTTCCCCTGCTCCTCCTATGCCCTCACCGCAAAGGCTTGCCCCCTTCGAGCTGCTGGAGGGATTTTTCGACCACTTAGAAGCGCTGTTGCTGCAAATTGGCTACCTGCACCCCCACACAGCCCGCCGCAAAATGCTCAAGTTTCGCGCCCTGTTCCAGCGAGCCGGCCTGACCGTAGCCGAGGTGGCCTTGTTGCGCGGGATCCTGCGGCAACTGCAATGGAGCCAGGGATGCTCTCGTCAGGAACCTCTGGAAGCAAATGCAGCTCCCGTCCCGCCGACGCAACCAGATTCCAGCAGGACCCCATCTTGA
- the lpxC gene encoding UDP-3-O-acyl-N-acetylglucosamine deacetylase, protein MRGRQHTLASSIALEGVGLHTGLPIGCSLHPAPAGSGRVFVRVDQPGSPEIPARLGSLAPAHLCTLLQQGSPSVQVQTVEHLLAALYILGIDNCRIEVEGPELPILDGSALPFVEAIAQAGIQAQDQPALLGVIQEPVTVWAGEAFVSALPHPTARFTYGIDFADCPIGEQWLSWRENRPDFVQSIAPARTFARQQDVELARERGLIQGGSLENAIVCSQTEWLGPLRYPDEPVRHKLIDLLGDLSLLGCRLQGHIVAYKAGHALHHRLAEQLLKSGSLLIHEE, encoded by the coding sequence ATGAGAGGCCGGCAACACACCTTAGCCAGCTCTATTGCCCTAGAAGGCGTTGGCCTGCACACCGGCCTGCCAATTGGCTGCAGTCTGCATCCAGCTCCTGCCGGCAGCGGTCGGGTGTTTGTGCGGGTGGATCAACCGGGATCCCCTGAGATCCCGGCTCGGTTGGGATCCCTGGCCCCTGCCCATCTCTGCACCCTGTTGCAGCAGGGATCCCCCTCTGTTCAAGTGCAGACGGTGGAACACCTGCTGGCCGCCCTTTACATCCTGGGCATTGACAACTGCCGCATCGAGGTGGAGGGGCCGGAGCTGCCGATTCTGGATGGCTCTGCCCTGCCCTTTGTAGAGGCCATTGCCCAGGCCGGGATCCAGGCCCAAGATCAGCCAGCCCTGCTGGGGGTGATCCAAGAACCGGTCACTGTCTGGGCGGGGGAAGCCTTTGTCAGCGCCCTCCCCCATCCTACAGCCCGCTTTACCTATGGCATCGATTTTGCCGATTGCCCGATTGGAGAACAGTGGCTGAGCTGGAGGGAGAACAGGCCGGATTTTGTCCAGTCCATTGCGCCGGCCCGCACCTTCGCCCGCCAGCAGGATGTGGAGCTGGCCCGGGAACGGGGGCTAATCCAGGGGGGCAGCCTGGAAAATGCCATTGTCTGTAGCCAAACCGAGTGGTTGGGGCCATTGCGCTACCCAGATGAGCCGGTGCGCCATAAGCTGATAGATTTACTAGGAGATCTCAGCCTCCTGGGCTGCCGACTGCAGGGGCACATTGTGGCCTACAAGGCGGGCCATGCCCTGCACCACCGTTTGGCCGAGCAGTTGCTCAAGAGTGGATCCCTGCTGATCCATGAAGAGTGA
- the fabZ gene encoding 3-hydroxyacyl-ACP dehydratase FabZ, with protein sequence MSSDVSPPPLLSAEAAAQLATAPPVFTTEQILEILPHRYPFLLVDRVVEYQPGQRAVGLKNVTFNEPFFQGHFPNRPIMPGVLIVEAMAQIGGIVLTKLPDVAGRLALFAGIDGVRFRRPVLPGDQLLLSADLLTIRQRRIGKMFCRAQVGGQLVTEGELMFSLVD encoded by the coding sequence ATGTCCTCTGATGTCTCTCCTCCTCCCCTTCTCTCGGCTGAGGCAGCCGCTCAATTGGCAACCGCTCCCCCCGTCTTCACAACGGAGCAGATTTTGGAGATCTTGCCCCATCGCTATCCTTTCTTGCTGGTGGATCGGGTTGTGGAGTATCAACCGGGGCAACGGGCGGTGGGCCTGAAAAACGTCACCTTCAACGAGCCTTTTTTTCAAGGGCATTTCCCCAACCGACCCATCATGCCCGGCGTCCTAATCGTCGAGGCCATGGCCCAGATAGGGGGGATCGTGTTGACCAAGTTGCCGGACGTGGCCGGGCGTTTGGCCCTGTTTGCCGGGATCGATGGCGTTCGCTTTCGCCGCCCGGTACTGCCGGGGGATCAACTGCTGCTCTCCGCCGATTTGCTCACCATTCGCCAGAGGCGCATTGGCAAGATGTTCTGCCGCGCTCAGGTGGGAGGGCAACTGGTAACCGAGGGGGAGCTGATGTTCTCCCTGGTGGATTGA
- the lpxA gene encoding acyl-ACP--UDP-N-acetylglucosamine O-acyltransferase, translated as MSSFASAGSTPNISASAPHRSRERIHPTAVIHPKAELHETVQVGPYAVIGEHVRIAAHTVVGAHVVIDGWTEIGEGNHIFPGAVVGTEPQDLKYSGAPSQVVIGRGNRIREFVTINRATNEGEATLIGDYNLLMAYTHVAHNCVIENQVVITNAVSLAGHIHIESQARIGGMVGIHQFTRIGRLAMVGAMSRVDRDVPPYMLVEGHPARIRGLNLVGLRRAQGMEGSLPLLRQVYRFLYRSGLPLEKALQTLRSSLCVVCNSGAEGERHVLSLQGKEWVDETGSLQHLLQFLEDSLSQPQRRGPLPALRGRGEDSLSTAMQSTSELDD; from the coding sequence ATGAGTTCGTTCGCTTCAGCGGGATCCACTCCCAACATCTCTGCAAGTGCGCCGCACCGCTCACGGGAGCGGATTCATCCCACTGCGGTGATCCATCCGAAAGCTGAGCTGCACGAAACGGTGCAGGTTGGCCCCTATGCGGTGATCGGCGAGCATGTTCGCATTGCTGCCCATACGGTGGTGGGGGCCCATGTGGTGATCGATGGCTGGACGGAAATCGGCGAGGGCAACCACATTTTTCCGGGAGCAGTTGTGGGCACCGAGCCTCAGGATCTGAAGTACAGCGGCGCCCCCTCTCAAGTGGTAATCGGCAGAGGCAATCGCATCCGCGAGTTCGTCACCATCAACCGGGCTACCAATGAAGGGGAAGCCACCCTGATTGGAGATTACAACCTGCTGATGGCCTACACCCATGTCGCCCACAACTGCGTCATCGAAAATCAGGTGGTGATTACCAATGCTGTTTCCTTGGCCGGCCATATCCACATCGAGTCTCAAGCCCGCATCGGCGGCATGGTCGGGATCCACCAGTTCACCCGCATTGGGCGCTTGGCCATGGTGGGGGCGATGAGCCGGGTTGACCGCGACGTTCCCCCCTACATGTTGGTGGAAGGACATCCGGCTCGCATCCGCGGTCTGAACTTGGTGGGGCTGCGGCGAGCCCAAGGGATGGAGGGATCCCTGCCCTTGCTGCGGCAGGTCTACCGATTTTTGTACCGCTCAGGGTTGCCTTTGGAAAAAGCGCTGCAAACGCTGCGCAGCAGCCTGTGTGTCGTTTGTAACAGCGGTGCGGAGGGAGAGCGCCATGTCCTTTCCCTACAGGGGAAAGAGTGGGTGGACGAGACGGGATCCCTGCAACATCTGCTGCAATTTTTGGAAGACTCCCTCTCCCAGCCCCAACGACGTGGCCCTCTGCCGGCCCTGCGCGGGAGGGGGGAAGATTCCTTATCGACAGCGATGCAGAGCACTTCAGAGCTGGATGACTAA
- the lpxB gene encoding lipid-A-disaccharide synthase, whose translation MSHLFICTGEVSGDLQAGHLIEELLRQRPQLRITAVGGERMAAAGARLLHRTTEISSVGILEALPFIGPALWTEWKIRRFLAQDPPDVAVLVDYIGVNSRIARLLQRRQIPAVYYIAPQEWVWSQDARLTYQLAQQMRLMLAIFPEEARYYAAAGAHVQYVGHPLLDILAAVPSRAAARAQLGIPAEATVVVVVPASRRQELRSVLPVLLKAAQLLQAHLPQAQFWVPLASPRFAAPIARAARRLGLNLTLLDPQALPFFSPHKAHHLALAAADLVLAKSGTVNLETAILGIPQVVIYRLNPLTFWIARHWLRVSVPFMSPPNLVQMRPIVPELLQEQAQPEKIAQLALELLTRPERKAQLQADYAAMRAALGEPGVLARAAKAILEVLDGAAGPQRHPFCR comes from the coding sequence GTGAGCCACCTGTTCATCTGCACGGGCGAGGTCTCAGGGGATCTGCAGGCCGGCCATCTGATTGAAGAATTGCTGCGCCAGCGCCCTCAACTGCGCATCACAGCGGTCGGGGGAGAGCGCATGGCTGCTGCCGGGGCCCGTTTATTGCACCGCACTACCGAGATCAGCTCCGTTGGCATTTTAGAGGCTCTTCCCTTTATCGGCCCCGCCCTCTGGACGGAATGGAAGATTCGCCGCTTTTTGGCCCAAGACCCGCCAGATGTGGCTGTGCTGGTGGACTACATCGGCGTCAACAGCCGCATTGCCCGTCTGCTGCAACGGCGGCAGATCCCTGCTGTCTATTACATTGCCCCCCAAGAGTGGGTGTGGTCGCAGGACGCCCGCCTCACCTACCAACTGGCCCAGCAGATGCGGCTGATGTTGGCAATTTTCCCTGAGGAAGCCCGCTACTACGCGGCGGCAGGAGCCCATGTCCAGTATGTGGGCCATCCCCTGTTGGATATTTTGGCCGCTGTGCCCAGCCGTGCTGCCGCCAGAGCCCAGTTGGGGATCCCTGCCGAAGCCACGGTGGTGGTGGTGGTGCCGGCTTCGCGTCGGCAAGAGCTGCGCTCGGTTCTGCCTGTCTTGCTCAAGGCGGCTCAGTTGTTGCAAGCTCACCTGCCTCAGGCACAGTTTTGGGTGCCCCTGGCCTCGCCCCGTTTTGCTGCCCCGATTGCGCGGGCTGCCCGCCGCCTTGGGCTCAACCTCACCCTTTTGGATCCCCAAGCTCTGCCCTTCTTCTCCCCCCACAAAGCTCATCACCTCGCCTTGGCAGCGGCTGATTTGGTGTTGGCCAAGTCGGGCACGGTGAACTTGGAGACGGCCATCTTGGGGATCCCCCAGGTGGTGATCTATCGCCTCAACCCCCTCACCTTCTGGATCGCCCGCCATTGGCTGAGGGTGTCGGTGCCCTTCATGTCTCCGCCCAACCTGGTGCAGATGCGCCCCATTGTCCCGGAGTTGCTGCAGGAGCAGGCCCAGCCAGAGAAGATTGCCCAACTGGCGCTGGAGTTGCTAACTCGGCCCGAACGCAAAGCCCAACTGCAAGCCGACTACGCCGCGATGCGGGCAGCCCTGGGAGAACCCGGCGTTCTGGCTCGCGCTGCCAAGGCCATCCTAGAGGTGTTGGATGGCGCAGCCGGCCCCCAGCGGCATCCCTTTTGCCGCTAG
- a CDS encoding NAD(P)/FAD-dependent oxidoreductase, whose protein sequence is MQSTVVIGAGPAGLSAAYELNKQGYPVTVLEADPVQVGGLSRTVTYQGYRFDIGGHRFFSKSAEIEALWTEILGSEMQVCRRLSHIFYRGVFFDYPIRPTDVFAKLGPGFTTLCLLSYLKARLFPRPNPVSFEDWVINQFGERLYRTFFKTYTEKVWGIPCHEISADWAAQRIKGLSMASLIRKTFFPNREGVIKTLIDRFRYPRLGPGQMWERVQTLLAEAGQPVQLDRKVTAIHWNRAGVQAVQACSQGGETFWVTGEQFISTMPLRSLVRALVPAAPEPVREAAEQLRYRDFLTVALLVDEPNLFPDHWIYIHDPSVRVGRIQNFKNWSADMVPDPSVTCLGLEYFCSATDPFWGQTDGDLMALATLELQRLGLLGRAKVLGGTVIRAPKAYPVYNHGYQAHIQTIRTFLEEALPNLQVAGRNGMHRYNNQDHAMMTGLLAARNIVAGERRYDGWRVNQDAEYLEEEDSTAALAGGRAVPRALGHRS, encoded by the coding sequence CTGAACAAGCAGGGCTACCCGGTAACGGTTTTGGAAGCGGATCCGGTGCAGGTAGGGGGGCTATCCCGCACTGTAACCTACCAAGGCTATCGCTTTGATATCGGTGGACACCGCTTTTTCTCCAAGTCGGCGGAAATTGAGGCTCTGTGGACGGAGATTTTGGGCTCGGAAATGCAGGTTTGCCGTCGGCTTTCCCACATTTTTTACCGAGGTGTTTTCTTTGATTATCCAATTCGACCTACGGATGTTTTTGCCAAACTGGGGCCAGGGTTTACCACCCTCTGTCTGCTCAGTTACCTAAAGGCGCGCCTCTTTCCCAGGCCCAATCCTGTATCTTTTGAAGATTGGGTCATTAACCAATTTGGGGAACGGCTGTATCGCACTTTTTTTAAGACCTACACCGAGAAAGTGTGGGGGATCCCTTGTCACGAGATCAGCGCCGACTGGGCAGCCCAGCGGATCAAGGGTCTGTCGATGGCTTCTTTGATCCGTAAAACCTTTTTCCCCAACCGAGAGGGGGTGATCAAAACCCTGATCGATCGCTTTCGCTATCCTCGCCTAGGGCCAGGCCAGATGTGGGAGCGCGTTCAAACCTTGCTGGCAGAAGCCGGGCAGCCGGTACAACTGGATCGCAAGGTTACGGCAATCCACTGGAACCGGGCCGGAGTTCAAGCTGTACAAGCCTGTTCTCAAGGGGGAGAGACCTTTTGGGTGACCGGCGAGCAGTTCATTTCCACCATGCCGCTGCGCTCTCTGGTGCGGGCTTTGGTACCTGCAGCACCGGAGCCGGTGCGAGAGGCCGCCGAACAACTGCGGTATCGGGATTTTTTGACGGTGGCTTTGCTGGTGGATGAGCCCAACCTATTTCCAGATCACTGGATCTATATTCACGATCCCTCGGTGCGGGTGGGGCGTATCCAAAACTTCAAGAATTGGAGCGCGGACATGGTTCCGGATCCCTCGGTCACCTGCTTGGGTTTGGAGTATTTTTGCTCAGCGACGGATCCCTTTTGGGGACAAACCGATGGGGATTTGATGGCCTTGGCAACGCTGGAATTGCAGCGGTTGGGCCTGCTGGGGAGGGCAAAGGTTTTGGGCGGCACAGTCATTCGCGCCCCAAAAGCCTACCCAGTTTACAATCACGGCTATCAAGCTCACATCCAGACCATTCGAACCTTTTTGGAAGAAGCACTGCCCAATTTGCAGGTGGCAGGCCGCAACGGCATGCACCGCTACAATAACCAGGATCACGCCATGATGACGGGCCTTTTGGCCGCTCGCAACATTGTGGCGGGGGAACGGCGCTACGATGGGTGGCGCGTCAACCAAGATGCTGAGTATCTGGAAGAGGAAGATTCAACGGCAGCCCTGGCGGGAGGACGGGCGGTGCCCCGGGCCCTGGGTCACCGGAGCTAG